In one Thermodesulfobacteriota bacterium genomic region, the following are encoded:
- the recR gene encoding recombination mediator RecR — MTSVYPKPLRRLVHLLSRLPGIGEKTATRLSMFLLRMPPEFVRELGNAISGIPESVIRCSKCLNIADEDPCSLCTDPARRDDLICVVEGPSDIVPIEKSGEFKGRYHVLGGAISPIDGVMPDDIHVRELLDRVGRGGIAEVVLATNLTAEGEATASYLVGVLKPLGPRVTRIAHGLPVGADLEYADEITVGKAMKGRRDL, encoded by the coding sequence GTGACATCGGTCTACCCGAAGCCGCTGCGGCGGCTCGTCCACCTGCTGTCCCGCCTCCCCGGGATCGGGGAGAAGACGGCGACGCGCCTCTCGATGTTCCTCCTGCGGATGCCCCCGGAATTCGTCCGGGAGCTCGGCAACGCGATTTCCGGGATCCCGGAGTCCGTGATAAGATGCTCAAAATGTTTGAATATCGCCGATGAAGATCCATGTTCGCTGTGCACGGATCCCGCGCGTCGGGACGACCTGATCTGCGTGGTGGAAGGCCCTTCCGACATCGTGCCGATCGAGAAAAGCGGGGAATTCAAGGGGCGCTATCACGTTCTCGGAGGGGCGATCTCCCCGATCGACGGGGTGATGCCCGACGACATCCATGTGCGCGAGCTGCTCGACCGGGTCGGGCGCGGCGGCATAGCGGAAGTCGTGCTTGCGACCAACCTGACGGCCGAGGGGGAGGCGACCGCCTCGTACCTCGTCGGGGTGTTGAAGCCGCTGGGGCCGCGCGTGACGCGCATCGCGCACGGGCTGCCGGTGGGGGCCGACCTGGAGTACGCGGACGAGATCACCGTCGGAAAGGCGATGAAAGGGCGTCGCGACCTATAA
- a CDS encoding PAS domain S-box protein, translating into METKEFYRLLFENSKDIIFVVTPDGRYIDINPAGVEFFGYESREEMLGLDIGTDIYADPAERLEFRRKLEEDGFVKDHRIVVKRKDGERRIVLATAHAVRNGNGEIIAYQGINHDITERERAAEALIQANDLLRVIIDTVPTAIIGIDTEERVRMVWNRAAEKMFGWSAEEVMGRPLPIVPEKSGGEFRENQVRVRKGETVHGREVRRRRKDGTTVDCSLYITPLYDEKGAFAGSIGVLADITERRRMDEALRESEERLKLTLDAAHIVAWEVNVEKGHLEVGPVHELFGRPEGFRHPGLVDLFRSVHPDDREALETMIWAALRGERDFGIEFRVPLEDGTVRWIEATGTLQRDAEGKPSRLLGIARNVTEGKLAEEALRRSEERFKRLVQNSNDVITLIDERGTISSVSGPLERITGYRPEELVGKPATDHVHPDDIENVRRVFGETLREPGRNVAVEYRARHKEGRWISVEAVSTNLLADPVVSSLVVTHRDISERMRLQEQLQQAMKMEAVGRLAGGIAHDFNNILTVVTGNAELARMSLSASDPLVRPLDQVMKAAGSAASLTRQLLAFSRKQIIEPRVLSLNDLVRNIQQMLVRLIGENVTFKASLGEELGSVKVDPGQFEQVLVNLAVNARDAMPEGGSLFISTSNVVLDGSYCASHPQSNPGEYVLLSVSDTGHGMTDEVKRHLFEPFFTTKGKGLGTGLGLATIFGVVRQAGGAIQAYSETGMGTTFKIYLPRVASQAERLVREGLPLERLKGSETILLVEDEETVRQVASRILGDLGYKVIEARSGEEALMLADWNKGRIDLLMTDIVMPGMNGRELSERMSKTHPSMKTLFTSGYTEDVIVHHGILDSNLDFIGKPYTVQALAAKIRSVLKPRKSGGN; encoded by the coding sequence ATGGAAACGAAGGAATTCTACCGGCTGCTTTTCGAGAATTCGAAGGACATCATCTTCGTCGTGACGCCGGACGGTCGGTATATCGACATCAATCCCGCCGGCGTCGAGTTCTTCGGATACGAATCCAGGGAGGAGATGCTCGGCCTGGACATCGGGACCGACATCTACGCGGACCCTGCGGAAAGACTGGAGTTCCGCCGGAAGCTGGAGGAAGACGGGTTCGTGAAGGACCACCGGATCGTGGTGAAGCGGAAGGACGGCGAACGGCGCATCGTGCTCGCGACGGCCCACGCCGTCCGGAACGGGAACGGCGAGATCATCGCCTACCAGGGGATCAACCACGACATCACCGAGCGCGAGCGGGCCGCGGAGGCGCTGATCCAGGCCAACGACCTTTTACGGGTGATCATCGACACCGTGCCCACGGCGATCATCGGAATCGACACCGAGGAGCGGGTCCGGATGGTGTGGAACCGGGCGGCGGAAAAGATGTTCGGCTGGAGCGCGGAGGAGGTCATGGGACGCCCGCTGCCGATCGTGCCCGAGAAAAGCGGGGGGGAATTCCGGGAAAACCAGGTCCGTGTCCGGAAAGGGGAAACCGTCCACGGCCGGGAGGTCCGCCGCAGACGGAAAGACGGAACCACGGTAGACTGCAGCCTCTACATCACGCCGCTGTACGACGAGAAGGGGGCGTTCGCCGGCAGCATCGGCGTGCTGGCGGACATCACCGAGCGCAGGCGGATGGACGAGGCGCTGCGGGAGAGCGAGGAGCGGCTGAAGCTCACGCTCGACGCCGCCCACATCGTCGCCTGGGAGGTCAACGTCGAAAAGGGGCATCTCGAGGTCGGCCCGGTCCACGAGCTGTTCGGCAGGCCGGAAGGCTTCCGCCACCCGGGGCTGGTCGACCTGTTCCGGAGCGTCCATCCCGACGACCGGGAAGCGTTGGAGACCATGATCTGGGCCGCCCTGCGCGGGGAAAGGGATTTCGGGATCGAGTTCCGCGTCCCCCTGGAGGACGGGACGGTCCGGTGGATCGAGGCCACCGGCACGCTCCAGCGCGATGCGGAGGGAAAGCCCTCCCGCCTCCTCGGGATCGCGCGGAACGTGACCGAGGGGAAGCTCGCGGAGGAGGCGCTGCGCCGGAGCGAGGAGCGGTTCAAGCGGCTGGTCCAGAACTCCAACGACGTGATCACGCTGATCGACGAACGGGGGACCATCTCCTCCGTCAGCGGGCCGCTGGAGCGGATCACGGGCTACCGGCCGGAGGAGCTGGTCGGGAAGCCGGCGACCGACCACGTCCATCCGGACGACATCGAGAACGTCCGGCGGGTGTTCGGCGAGACGCTCCGGGAGCCGGGGCGCAACGTCGCGGTCGAATACCGGGCCCGCCACAAGGAAGGGAGATGGATCTCCGTGGAGGCGGTCAGCACCAACCTGCTGGCCGACCCGGTGGTGAGCTCCCTCGTGGTCACGCACCGGGACATCTCGGAGAGGATGCGGCTGCAGGAGCAGCTCCAGCAGGCCATGAAGATGGAGGCGGTGGGAAGGCTGGCGGGAGGGATCGCGCACGACTTCAACAACATCCTGACGGTCGTCACCGGGAACGCCGAGCTGGCCCGGATGTCGCTGAGCGCTTCCGACCCCCTGGTCCGTCCCCTCGACCAGGTGATGAAGGCCGCAGGCAGCGCCGCCTCGCTGACGCGGCAGCTCCTCGCTTTTTCCCGCAAGCAGATCATCGAGCCCAGGGTGCTGAGCCTGAACGACCTCGTCCGCAACATCCAGCAGATGCTCGTCCGCCTCATCGGCGAGAACGTGACCTTCAAGGCGTCGCTGGGCGAGGAGCTCGGCTCCGTCAAGGTCGACCCCGGGCAGTTCGAGCAGGTGCTGGTCAACCTCGCCGTCAACGCGCGGGACGCCATGCCGGAGGGCGGCAGCCTCTTCATATCGACGTCGAACGTCGTCCTGGACGGGAGCTACTGCGCGTCCCACCCGCAGTCGAACCCCGGCGAGTACGTCCTGCTCTCCGTCAGCGACACCGGGCACGGGATGACCGACGAGGTGAAGCGGCACCTCTTCGAGCCGTTCTTCACGACAAAGGGGAAAGGACTCGGGACGGGGCTGGGGTTGGCCACGATCTTCGGCGTGGTCCGGCAGGCGGGAGGCGCCATCCAGGCCTACTCGGAAACCGGCATGGGGACCACGTTCAAGATCTATCTGCCCCGGGTCGCCAGCCAGGCCGAGCGGCTGGTCCGGGAAGGGCTGCCCCTCGAACGGCTGAAGGGAAGCGAGACGATCCTGCTGGTCGAGGACGAGGAGACCGTGCGCCAGGTGGCCTCCCGGATCCTGGGCGACCTCGGCTACAAGGTGATCGAGGCCCGCAGCGGCGAGGAAGCCCTGATGCTCGCGGACTGGAACAAGGGGCGGATCGACCTGCTGATGACCGACATCGTCATGCCGGGGATGAACGGGCGGGAGCTGTCCGAGCGGATGTCGAAGACGCACCCGTCGATGAAGACGCTGTTCACCTCGGGGTACACGGAGGACGTCATCGTACACCACGGCATCCTCGACTCGAACCTCGATTTCATCGGGAAGCCGTACACGGTGCAGGCGCTCGCGGCGAAGATCCGCTCGGTGCTGAAGCCGAGGAAATCGGGCGGAAACTAG
- a CDS encoding roadblock/LC7 domain-containing protein produces MRSNRFILREREYGAFLASLRKLRADAFAKAVFLVEKNGTLLASTGEAQGVDATALASLAAGNIAATGGLANLIGEKEFSILFHEGERDNMHISVVGDRLILVVIFDRRSSVGLVRLRVRRASQELAQILAAVEENAGEEEGVIEELTEEDIESLFR; encoded by the coding sequence ATGCGCTCGAATCGTTTCATCCTGCGGGAACGGGAATACGGGGCGTTCCTCGCCTCCTTGAGGAAGCTCCGCGCCGACGCGTTCGCCAAGGCCGTCTTCCTGGTGGAAAAGAACGGGACGCTGCTGGCGTCCACCGGGGAGGCCCAGGGGGTCGACGCCACGGCGCTGGCCTCCCTCGCCGCGGGGAACATCGCCGCCACGGGCGGGCTCGCCAACCTCATCGGGGAAAAGGAGTTTTCCATCCTGTTCCACGAGGGGGAGCGGGACAACATGCACATCTCCGTCGTCGGAGACCGTCTCATCCTCGTCGTGATATTCGATCGCCGCTCCTCCGTGGGGCTGGTCCGGCTGAGGGTCCGGCGCGCCTCGCAGGAGCTCGCGCAGATCCTCGCGGCCGTCGAGGAGAACGCGGGGGAGGAGGAGGGAGTGATCGAGGAGCTGACCGAGGAAGATATCGAGAGCCTGTTCCGGTAA
- a CDS encoding ADP-ribosylation factor-like protein, with protein MSFINYSSREINCKIVYYGPGLCGKTTNLQYIYKRMAPDARGKMISLATETERTLFFDFLPLSLGDVRGFKTRFHLYTVPGQVFYDASRRLILRGVDGVVFCADSQLARMDANMESIENLRLNLEEQGYNPDKVPLVIQYNKRDLPGIASVSEMHSLLNQRNVPEFEACASTGVGVFETLKSAIKLILNQLKKGGR; from the coding sequence ATGTCCTTCATCAACTACTCGTCCCGGGAGATCAACTGCAAGATCGTCTACTACGGCCCGGGACTGTGCGGCAAGACGACGAACCTCCAATACATCTACAAGCGGATGGCCCCCGATGCGCGCGGGAAGATGATCTCCCTGGCCACGGAGACGGAGCGCACCCTCTTCTTCGACTTCCTCCCCCTGTCGCTCGGAGATGTCCGCGGGTTCAAGACCCGCTTCCACCTTTACACCGTCCCGGGCCAGGTCTTCTACGACGCCAGCCGCCGGCTAATCCTCCGCGGCGTGGACGGCGTGGTGTTCTGCGCCGATTCCCAGCTCGCCCGGATGGACGCCAACATGGAGTCCATCGAGAACCTGCGGCTGAACCTCGAGGAGCAGGGGTACAACCCCGACAAGGTGCCGCTGGTGATCCAGTACAACAAGCGCGACCTGCCCGGCATCGCCTCGGTGTCCGAGATGCACTCCCTGCTGAACCAGCGCAACGTCCCCGAGTTCGAGGCGTGCGCCTCCACGGGGGTCGGGGTGTTCGAGACGCTGAAATCGGCCATCAAGCTCATCCTGAACCAGTTGAAGAAGGGCGGCCGTTAG
- a CDS encoding 2-oxoacid:acceptor oxidoreductase family protein, with amino-acid sequence MSQSGGAKLPVKNELGFFEIRLESIGGLGANVAGKILTEAAIIGMGMNGAGFASYGSEKKGTPVKSYIRICEADTQVRVNSPIEEPHVLAVFHEALAKAVPVTAGAVPGKTTVILNTRRTPEEARDYLKLAGGKVGTVDAMEIAMQTRSRVNMVMMGAVMKAAGFFEWKAVEGAIEEQFGKKYPALMKGNLDALKRGFDEVAFREFPVDGKYPAAPFQREQPKLGYETAPIGGTIYSVGNMRFKDLSTSRTGMIPLFIKDKCVRCGDCDVTCPDYCFVWEKGTDPKTGKEGMVLEGIDYQFCKGCLRCTYICKFGALVPAKEAEQDMDKITVKHKFLK; translated from the coding sequence ATGAGCCAGAGCGGTGGAGCGAAGTTGCCGGTGAAGAACGAGCTGGGGTTCTTCGAGATCCGGTTGGAGAGCATCGGGGGGCTGGGCGCGAACGTGGCGGGGAAGATCCTCACGGAGGCGGCCATCATCGGGATGGGGATGAACGGCGCCGGGTTCGCGTCTTACGGCTCCGAGAAGAAGGGGACCCCGGTGAAGTCGTACATCCGGATCTGCGAGGCCGATACCCAGGTCCGGGTGAACAGCCCGATCGAGGAGCCGCACGTCCTGGCCGTCTTCCACGAGGCGCTGGCGAAGGCGGTCCCGGTGACGGCCGGCGCGGTCCCAGGCAAGACCACGGTGATCCTGAATACCCGCCGTACTCCCGAGGAGGCGCGCGACTACCTGAAGCTGGCGGGGGGGAAGGTCGGCACGGTCGACGCGATGGAGATCGCCATGCAGACCCGCTCCCGGGTCAACATGGTCATGATGGGCGCCGTCATGAAGGCCGCCGGCTTCTTCGAATGGAAGGCGGTCGAGGGGGCGATCGAGGAGCAGTTCGGGAAGAAGTACCCCGCGTTGATGAAGGGGAACCTCGATGCGCTGAAGCGCGGCTTCGACGAGGTGGCGTTCAGGGAATTCCCGGTGGACGGGAAATACCCCGCCGCGCCGTTCCAGAGGGAGCAGCCGAAGCTCGGATACGAGACGGCGCCGATCGGGGGAACGATCTACTCGGTGGGGAACATGCGGTTCAAGGACCTCTCCACCAGCCGCACGGGCATGATCCCGCTCTTCATCAAGGACAAGTGCGTGCGCTGCGGCGACTGCGACGTCACCTGCCCCGACTACTGCTTCGTCTGGGAGAAGGGGACGGACCCGAAGACCGGCAAGGAGGGGATGGTCCTGGAGGGAATCGACTACCAGTTCTGCAAGGGGTGCCTGCGCTGCACCTACATCTGCAAGTTCGGCGCGCTGGTTCCGGCCAAGGAAGCCGAGCAGGACATGGACAAGATCACCGTGAAACACAAGTTCCTGAAATAA
- a CDS encoding thiamine pyrophosphate-dependent enzyme, producing MAQTAKAAGGRPEQTMVVQSGNEIAATAAKQINYHVMGYYPITPSTEIAETLDAMKAEGEHTIRMVPGDGEHGAAGICYGATTAGGRVFNATSANGLLYAFEQLPVQSGTRFPMVFNIVTRAVSGPLDIRGDHSDIMLAMNTGWIVLMASDAQAVYDMNIIAPKIGEDMEVRLPVFVAFDGFFTSHQKRRVEIFADDRVVRDFLGPFVPTVTSVDPSKPVTIGPYMNDPDQINNKKQQADAMLRADGVVKKVFAEYAALSGRRYDPLELYRMEDAEAALFILNSAAETAKEAVDALRKEGLKVGLVRPNVIRPFPLEEVREAMKKVKGLVVADRQDNYGAYGGAMAVEVRAALQGVPGNATQIAARVYGTGGKEFFVEDAAQMLREAVGIAKTGKVEVPYSYFGVNPGETGYTPAKAYEPIAEADASGILRVEVSPEGKMDVKGNVLRNLTGRPKRIAPGHGACPGCGIFVNLNTFLKGIEGHVVTLFHTGCGMVVTTGYPFTAHKNTYIHNLFQNGSATLSGVVEMFEERKVRGEIPKDEKITFIMVTGDGGHDIGMGPSIGAAMRGNRMIILEYDNQGYQNTGSQLSFTVSLGQSTSTSNYGPFQKGKATHHKDTAQIFAACHVPYVATAAECDPRDMIRKAAKAQKYAEEGLVFVKLISMCPLAWKTEERMSVPIIQSAVDCCFFPLYEVERGITTLNYDPEEKGKKVPVTEWLKQMGKTKHLLKPDCKEQLDRFQAEVDRRWLRLKEMHKNPYL from the coding sequence ATGGCCCAGACGGCGAAGGCGGCGGGCGGCCGCCCCGAGCAGACGATGGTCGTCCAGAGCGGCAACGAGATCGCGGCGACGGCCGCCAAGCAGATCAACTACCACGTCATGGGGTACTACCCCATCACTCCGTCCACGGAGATCGCGGAGACGCTAGACGCGATGAAGGCGGAGGGCGAGCACACCATCCGGATGGTCCCGGGCGACGGCGAGCACGGGGCCGCCGGGATCTGCTACGGCGCGACGACGGCGGGCGGCCGGGTCTTCAACGCGACCTCGGCGAACGGCCTCCTTTACGCCTTCGAGCAGCTGCCGGTCCAGTCGGGGACGCGCTTTCCGATGGTGTTCAACATCGTCACCCGCGCCGTGTCCGGACCGCTCGACATCCGCGGCGACCACAGCGACATCATGCTGGCGATGAACACCGGCTGGATCGTCCTGATGGCGTCGGACGCCCAGGCCGTCTACGACATGAACATCATAGCGCCGAAGATCGGCGAGGACATGGAGGTCCGCCTCCCGGTCTTCGTGGCGTTCGACGGCTTCTTCACCTCCCACCAGAAGCGCCGGGTCGAGATCTTCGCGGACGACCGGGTGGTACGGGACTTCCTGGGCCCCTTCGTCCCCACCGTGACGTCGGTCGACCCGTCGAAGCCGGTGACCATCGGCCCGTACATGAACGACCCGGACCAGATCAACAACAAGAAGCAGCAGGCCGACGCGATGCTGCGCGCGGACGGCGTGGTGAAGAAGGTCTTCGCGGAGTACGCGGCGCTCTCCGGCCGGCGCTACGACCCGCTCGAGCTGTACCGGATGGAGGACGCCGAGGCCGCCCTGTTCATCCTGAACTCCGCGGCCGAGACGGCCAAGGAGGCGGTGGACGCCCTCCGGAAAGAGGGCTTGAAGGTCGGCCTGGTGCGCCCCAACGTCATCCGCCCCTTCCCGCTGGAGGAAGTCCGCGAGGCCATGAAGAAGGTGAAGGGGCTCGTGGTGGCGGACCGGCAGGACAACTACGGCGCTTACGGCGGGGCCATGGCGGTCGAGGTGCGCGCCGCGCTGCAGGGGGTCCCGGGCAACGCGACGCAGATCGCCGCGCGGGTGTACGGCACCGGCGGGAAGGAGTTCTTCGTCGAGGACGCGGCGCAGATGCTGCGCGAGGCGGTCGGGATCGCGAAGACCGGGAAGGTGGAGGTCCCCTACTCGTACTTCGGCGTGAATCCCGGGGAGACCGGCTACACTCCGGCCAAGGCGTACGAGCCGATCGCCGAGGCGGACGCGTCGGGGATCCTGCGCGTCGAGGTGTCGCCGGAAGGGAAGATGGACGTGAAGGGGAACGTGCTGCGCAACCTGACCGGGCGGCCCAAGCGGATCGCGCCGGGGCACGGCGCCTGCCCGGGGTGCGGCATCTTCGTGAACCTGAACACGTTCCTGAAAGGGATCGAGGGGCACGTGGTGACGCTCTTCCACACCGGCTGCGGCATGGTGGTCACCACCGGCTACCCCTTCACCGCGCACAAGAACACCTACATCCACAACCTCTTCCAGAACGGGTCGGCGACCCTTTCCGGCGTGGTGGAGATGTTCGAGGAGCGCAAGGTCCGCGGCGAGATCCCGAAGGACGAGAAGATCACCTTCATCATGGTCACCGGGGACGGCGGCCACGATATCGGGATGGGGCCGTCCATCGGCGCCGCGATGCGCGGGAACCGGATGATCATCCTCGAGTACGACAACCAGGGGTACCAGAACACCGGCTCCCAGCTCTCGTTCACCGTGTCGCTGGGACAGTCCACCTCGACGTCGAACTACGGGCCGTTCCAGAAGGGGAAGGCCACCCACCACAAGGACACCGCGCAGATCTTCGCCGCCTGCCATGTCCCCTACGTCGCCACGGCGGCCGAATGCGACCCGCGGGACATGATCCGCAAGGCGGCCAAGGCCCAGAAATACGCGGAGGAAGGGCTCGTCTTCGTGAAGCTGATCTCCATGTGCCCGCTGGCGTGGAAGACGGAGGAGCGGATGTCCGTCCCCATCATCCAGTCGGCCGTCGACTGCTGCTTCTTCCCGCTCTACGAGGTCGAGCGCGGGATCACGACGCTGAACTACGACCCGGAGGAGAAGGGGAAGAAGGTGCCGGTGACGGAATGGCTCAAGCAGATGGGGAAGACCAAGCATCTGCTGAAGCCCGACTGCAAGGAGCAGCTCGACCGGTTCCAGGCCGAGGTCGACCGCCGCTGGCTCCGGCTGAAGGAGATGCACAAGAACCCGTACCTTTAG
- a CDS encoding YbaB/EbfC family nucleoid-associated protein, protein MTDFGDMMKQAQALRERFQRLQEELGAKTVEGSSGGGMVVVAANGRQEVVSVRIEKEVVSPDDVGMLQDLVRAAVNDALARSKEMAASELSKITGGMLPPGIL, encoded by the coding sequence ATGACCGATTTCGGGGATATGATGAAGCAGGCCCAGGCGCTGCGCGAACGCTTCCAGCGGCTCCAGGAGGAGCTCGGGGCGAAGACCGTCGAGGGCTCCTCCGGCGGGGGGATGGTGGTCGTCGCGGCGAACGGGCGGCAGGAGGTCGTGTCGGTGCGCATCGAGAAGGAGGTGGTCTCGCCGGACGACGTGGGGATGCTGCAGGACCTGGTCCGCGCGGCCGTGAACGACGCCCTGGCGCGATCGAAGGAGATGGCGGCTTCCGAGCTGTCGAAGATCACCGGCGGCATGCTTCCCCCGGGGATCCTGTGA
- a CDS encoding peptidase U32 family protein produces MRDFELIVSIASPAELEGTDLSPYDAVCLGSPYCRRVEGNYAEALETLGEAVSRLHAAGRKAYVTTPAAPRDADLPHVGRLIDAAAAAGADALEVHSLGVLRMLRERGRPLPAHMGAYANVYTHLAAEVMRGSGAARVRPNAEVSLEEAAVIGRDGGVEIELLVHGKIPLGVTDRCFLLTEPEETDPKCPAACREERWLTTPQWGLKTVGKGVLSGRDMCLLEHLPRLVREGFCVFRVEGLYESAGYRSEIGAVYREALALAFAGGEYAIPDRWAAAVYRHAKRGLCNGYLFGTSGREYVGTALMGKPPGIK; encoded by the coding sequence ATGCGGGATTTCGAACTCATCGTAAGCATCGCCTCCCCCGCGGAACTCGAAGGGACCGACCTTTCGCCCTACGACGCCGTCTGCCTGGGCAGCCCCTACTGCCGCCGGGTAGAGGGGAACTACGCGGAGGCGCTGGAGACGCTCGGGGAGGCCGTGTCCCGCCTTCACGCCGCGGGCAGGAAGGCGTATGTGACCACGCCGGCGGCTCCGAGGGATGCGGACCTGCCCCACGTGGGACGCCTCATCGACGCAGCGGCGGCTGCCGGGGCGGACGCCCTCGAGGTGCACAGCCTGGGGGTGCTGCGGATGCTCCGGGAGAGGGGGAGACCGCTGCCCGCCCACATGGGCGCCTACGCGAACGTCTACACCCATCTCGCCGCGGAGGTGATGCGCGGCTCCGGCGCGGCGCGGGTGCGCCCCAACGCGGAGGTGTCGCTCGAGGAGGCGGCCGTGATCGGCCGGGACGGGGGGGTGGAGATCGAGCTGCTCGTCCACGGGAAGATCCCGCTGGGCGTGACGGACCGCTGCTTCCTCCTCACGGAGCCGGAGGAGACCGACCCGAAATGCCCCGCCGCCTGCCGGGAGGAGCGCTGGCTGACCACTCCGCAGTGGGGTCTGAAGACGGTCGGCAAGGGAGTCCTCTCCGGGCGCGACATGTGCCTGCTGGAGCATCTGCCCCGGCTGGTCCGGGAAGGTTTTTGCGTCTTCCGGGTGGAAGGGCTGTACGAGTCGGCCGGGTACCGCTCGGAGATCGGCGCCGTCTACCGGGAGGCGCTGGCGCTCGCGTTCGCGGGAGGAGAGTACGCGATCCCGGACCGTTGGGCGGCGGCGGTCTACCGCCACGCGAAGCGGGGATTGTGCAACGGCTACCTCTTCGGGACGAGCGGCAGGGAATACGTCGGGACGGCGTTGATGGGAAAACCGCCGGGGATAAAATAG
- a CDS encoding peptidase U32 family protein, with amino-acid sequence MAELLASGGSLEMVRAAFDHGADAVYVGVKGWSRRRALYEMDDAQIAEAARYARSAGKILRVAFNTLPASSEAPLFLSRAEALWRAGIRDFILTDPGLMTALKNARPGAIIHASVGCTIANVQEALFYKEAGASQIVAECRMGRDAMRRIKAEAGVGLEVLVHATTCYTLLGRCTMSSYARFAHQVDADGKDHFPGSPNRGGLCYRICLTDWDLVDGTGAPEATGVKMPNPAFFRVDDIPDLLDLGVDTIKIQGREYSTALVGEMVRFYRDLIDACVRDRAGFRMEPFRERMASIVAARDAERREKTAGLIGEARGDLPPGAQ; translated from the coding sequence ATGGCGGAACTTCTGGCATCCGGCGGCTCGCTCGAGATGGTCCGCGCGGCGTTCGACCACGGGGCGGACGCCGTCTACGTGGGCGTGAAGGGATGGAGCCGGCGCCGCGCATTGTACGAGATGGACGACGCGCAGATCGCGGAGGCCGCGCGGTATGCCCGGTCCGCGGGGAAGATCCTGCGCGTGGCCTTCAACACCCTGCCGGCCTCGTCCGAGGCCCCGCTCTTCCTTTCCCGGGCCGAGGCGCTGTGGCGCGCCGGCATCCGCGACTTCATCCTGACCGATCCCGGGCTGATGACCGCCCTGAAGAACGCCCGCCCGGGCGCGATCATCCACGCCAGCGTGGGATGCACCATCGCCAACGTCCAGGAGGCGCTCTTCTACAAGGAAGCGGGCGCCTCGCAGATCGTCGCCGAGTGCCGGATGGGCAGAGACGCGATGCGGAGGATCAAGGCGGAGGCGGGGGTCGGCCTCGAGGTCCTGGTCCACGCCACCACGTGCTACACCCTGCTGGGCCGCTGCACGATGAGCAGCTACGCCCGCTTCGCGCACCAGGTCGACGCGGACGGCAAGGACCATTTCCCCGGCAGTCCCAACCGCGGCGGGCTGTGCTACCGCATCTGCCTCACCGACTGGGACCTCGTGGACGGGACGGGAGCGCCTGAGGCGACGGGCGTGAAGATGCCCAACCCGGCGTTCTTCCGCGTCGACGACATCCCGGATCTGCTCGACCTCGGCGTCGACACCATCAAGATCCAGGGCCGGGAATACTCCACGGCGCTGGTGGGGGAGATGGTGCGGTTCTACCGGGACCTGATCGACGCCTGCGTGCGCGACCGCGCGGGGTTCCGGATGGAACCCTTCCGGGAGCGGATGGCGTCCATCGTGGCGGCGCGGGACGCCGAGCGGAGGGAGAAGACCGCCGGCCTGATCGGGGAAGCGCGCGGCGACCTGCCCCCCGGAGCGCAGTAG
- a CDS encoding ATP-binding cassette domain-containing protein — MAPATGAPRLEIRGVTIAFGEVVAVQEVSLSVREGETVAIFGPNGSGKTTLLKGIAGLVPVTRGSIACGGEELTGLPAHARAARGIRYFSDRSRVAVRMSVRENLDAGAWLLPAARREAALERVLSMFPILGEKAREPAGVLSGGERQMLILGRALIGEPALLLMDEPLLGLSREVRDRFVSAIESDLKGRVTILLAEHDAETGYRLMDRHAIFRNGAIVHEGIRSDVGDARELLALLHRHFRPERKGGTV; from the coding sequence ATGGCGCCGGCGACCGGGGCCCCACGGCTGGAGATCCGCGGCGTGACGATCGCCTTCGGAGAGGTGGTGGCGGTGCAGGAAGTCTCCCTCTCGGTGCGGGAAGGGGAGACGGTGGCGATCTTCGGGCCGAACGGATCGGGGAAGACGACGCTTCTCAAGGGGATCGCGGGGCTGGTACCCGTCACCCGGGGGAGCATCGCCTGCGGAGGGGAGGAGCTGACGGGATTGCCGGCCCACGCGCGGGCGGCGCGCGGGATCCGGTACTTCTCCGACCGGTCGCGCGTGGCGGTGCGGATGTCGGTGCGGGAGAACCTCGACGCGGGGGCGTGGCTTCTCCCGGCGGCGCGGCGGGAAGCCGCCCTGGAGCGCGTGCTGTCGATGTTCCCCATCCTCGGGGAAAAGGCCCGGGAGCCGGCGGGTGTGCTCTCGGGAGGGGAGCGCCAGATGCTGATCCTCGGGCGCGCCCTGATCGGGGAGCCGGCGCTGTTGCTGATGGACGAGCCGCTCCTCGGCCTCTCGCGGGAAGTCCGGGACCGGTTCGTCTCCGCGATCGAGTCGGACCTTAAAGGGCGGGTGACGATCCTTCTGGCGGAACATGACGCGGAGACCGGCTACCGGCTCATGGACCGGCACGCGATCTTCCGGAACGGGGCCATCGTGCATGAGGGAATCCGGTCTGACGTGGGCGACGCCCGGGAGCTGCTCGCGCTGCTCCACCGGCATTTCCGCCCGGAAAGAAAAGGGGGAACCGTATGA